In the Arachis hypogaea cultivar Tifrunner chromosome 20, arahy.Tifrunner.gnm2.J5K5, whole genome shotgun sequence genome, AATTTATGGGCTCTTCTCACCTTATGGACCTCAAATTTCGGTTTGTCGTTACTTCAGCGCGCTTCTTAATCTATAAAACCATGCCTTTTCTTTCAGTTTTGATTTCTTGATGCATTGTATGCGAGTCTTTCACTTTCTACTAATACATGTATGCATCACCTGTAATAATCTAGGGACGGATAATGCTGCCACTTAGTATGACATCCGATGATGGACCAATTTATGTGAATGCTAAGCAGTACCATGGAATCATCAGACGCCGGCAGTCCCGTGCCAAAGCTGTACTTGATAACAAATTGACAAAACGTCGCAAGGTAGGTTCCTCACCTCTAATGTCCTCATTGGCATTTAAACTATTTGCAGTGATAGCATGGTGTGAACAAATGAATCAAAAAGTGCTGCATTATCATTTTTAAAGTGCAGGGAAAATATCATGTTATATGGAGCTTAATATAGAGATAATAAGACTAATATTGTAGACATAATAAGGAGGTTTTTATTGATTAACCCAAGTACTTAATAGGATAAAACTGTAAATTAATGCACTAGATTTTAGATATAAAGTTGATGTAGTGCATATTCTAGAAGAGATCATAGAATCTCATTTTAGATGGTTTTGGTATATTTGGGGGGTGGTTTCTAGAAGCTTCAAGTGAAAAGGTAGATTAGATGGAGTGTAACTCAATGTTGGAATTAGAAAATAGGATGATTGATTTGAGATGAAGTACTTATATAATAAGCTGAAATTTAtctaatgaatttaattttatcattaagACATTTTCTATTAACTATTCAACATGTGTATTCCTTTGTGAAAttgtattatgtttttttttatagttatctTTATGTTTTACAGCCATATATGCATGAATCACGTCATCTCCATGCAATGCGGCGACCAAGAGGATGTGGCGGTCGCTTCTTGAACACGAAGAATTCCGATGATCAAAATGATAAAAGTGGAAACAAAGTGATCAAAGCTCTTGGCGAACAGTTGCAATCTTGTGGCTCTCAGAGTTCTGAAGTGCTGCAATCTGAGGTTGGAACTCTGAATTCTTCAAAAGAGACTAATGGAAGCAGTCCGAATATTTCCGGGTCAGAGGTGACTAGCATGTATTCACGCGGAGGTCTCGATAGTTTTGCTATCAGTCATCTTGGTTCTGCCGTCACTGTCCACTCTCTAGCGGACATGATAGACGGCGGGCGGGGCATGAATATGATCATGCCCCCCAAATGGGTTGCAGCAGTTGGTGGCAATTGCTGCAACCTTAATGCTTGACTACCGGCAAGGACACGTGGGCTTGGTGCAATGTTGTACCAAACCCCTTCCTTGCTGCGGCCAGATGAAGAAGCTATGTTCCAGTTTCATGTTGACTGTGACAAGTTTCGTACAGCGGCTCGTCCCAATTGTCTGGTCGAAGGCAATCCATCCTTGGCTCAAATTATACCTATGGTTACTGTCTTTGTCTATCTGCAAGGACTGTCTTGGCATGGCGGCATGGCGCGTTGCCAGTGCTAATGGCTTGACATCCTGAGACGGAAGACAATGGTGATATCTTTGGCTCTGTACTAAAAATAAAAGTGTGAATTTTCTAGTTTCATGTGTGGTTTTAATCATGTGTTTATTATGGATATCCGACTTTGTGGTGCATACTTTGTCATGTGAGTGATCTTTGTTATTGAAATAAATCATTGGTCTGGATTTCCTCTATTGACCAAATGTTGAATGTTGATCATCTTTAGCATTTGGAAAATATTTAGTATAGGAAACAATAGCTGGTattaggggtgcacagacccgaCCCGATCCCGAACACTTTAAAGGCTATtaggctaatttggtgtgatttcatcgggtttagggtcgggtaagggtcttaaaaatagacccggtcattatttcgggttgggtcgggtccgggccatagctcgggtcacccgaagtcggcccagTGGCCCAGTCATCatatacaattaatattttgtgttattagtgatgaatcatgactattcttatgtggaatttaagtattgtaaatcttaatattttgttttattagtcattataagactataagttaatgttttatgtttagaatgcattagtctttagactaatgcataatattgtgttatttgtattgatttaaatatttggtattattagacaatattagtattgattgtggttttgctttaattttaaagaagggttggttcttgttatatttttctaagtgaattttaccatgttaaataatggttggagtctttgaaatttgaatatttttacatgctagcttacaagaaggtatcaacgtaatgtaatatTAACGGCCtgattttcacccggtataattgtggcccgaaagtgtattggtttcatcagGTCTAGGGTTGGATTCGAGTATAATAAATaaacccggtgtatatttcgggtcgggtctgggtcacatcaaacccggcttcacccgacccatgtgcacccctagctGGTATCTACAACAATAGAACAGATGAATATCAAGAATTCTTATGAACCCCGTATGGATCCTAGTGACATGTTAGATAGTAGGGAAAAACCGTAAAAGAGCCATTGTTAAAGCTCGTTCATGTGATCCCACTTCCAATTGCATCGCCAAGAGACTCTAGCAAATGCATCATCTACAAACACAGTTAACATCTTAtcagaataaaataaatattctaaTTGACCTAAAAATGATTCTAATTTCTACTTTATCATAAGTAAGGTTATGCTTTTACTAAAAAAAGAAACATTTCTCCAAGTACTTGGATCAATCGAAAGTTCGATTCTATTTGAAGTGTTCATTTTCAAATCCATGCATAAAGAGGAAATTGGACAGATTTAGGATTATTAGATTAGGTTTTGATTGAGCCGAACAAATTTCGAGTTGATTAGGAGGAATtcacaaatttaattaattaaaataaactgTAATATAGAATATTATTCTAATAAACAATTAATTACATTAAATATATCCACTCTCAGGTTGGACAGTAAAAATCGAAAAAGGACAATCACTCATTTAACATAATCGTAAATAGTAACATAATTCTTGAACTAACTAGACAATAAGC is a window encoding:
- the LOC112783880 gene encoding nuclear transcription factor Y subunit A-10, which produces MAKQSVYPNKEHEGIVHNSSGPWWSLFGSQYGESCGQMKPFSLEIPNYVDQIATGKQSVRGAENISGKGHTTQFTIFPDDCKMPCGAQKPQAALSLQSPLADTNTRFELGFNQPMICAKYPYMDQIYGLFSPYGPQISGRIMLPLSMTSDDGPIYVNAKQYHGIIRRRQSRAKAVLDNKLTKRRKPYMHESRHLHAMRRPRGCGGRFLNTKNSDDQNDKSGNKVIKALGEQLQSCGSQSSEVLQSEVGTLNSSKETNGSSPNISGSEVTSMYSRGGLDSFAISHLGSAVTVHSLADMIDGGRGMNMIMPPKWVAAVGGNCCNLNA